Proteins encoded in a region of the Stieleria neptunia genome:
- a CDS encoding sugar phosphate isomerase/epimerase family protein — translation MLTRPTPSDRVSNPSSRRQFIAVAGATCVAACASSGDGLAPATVAAAEPFARSGGARFRVGLAAYSLRSYFSLMKGKRKEPADGGKAIDMVGFLDYCVAQGLEAAELTSYFFPPDADDAYFLELKRQAFLRGVTISGTAIGNNFTQGAGDKMEREIETAIEWIDKAAVMGAPHIRFFAGKGKELDDHPERMNEAVAAMKRCAMRAGEQGVFLGIENHGNLRPDQLLPIIHAVDHPWVGINLDTGNFYSDDPYGDLEKCVPFAVNVQVKVNMKKPDGTEYPADMDRIAGILRDSGYQGFVVLEYEDENPYAHIPAALDRMRNALGV, via the coding sequence GTGCTGACACGTCCCACGCCATCCGACCGCGTCTCCAATCCATCCAGTCGCCGTCAATTCATCGCCGTCGCCGGCGCGACTTGCGTCGCCGCCTGTGCGTCATCCGGCGATGGCCTTGCCCCGGCCACCGTCGCGGCTGCGGAACCGTTTGCCCGCAGCGGTGGCGCACGCTTTCGCGTCGGGTTGGCCGCCTATTCGCTACGCAGCTACTTTTCGCTCATGAAGGGCAAGCGAAAGGAACCCGCCGACGGGGGCAAGGCGATCGACATGGTGGGCTTCCTGGATTACTGCGTCGCGCAAGGTTTGGAAGCGGCTGAATTGACGAGTTACTTTTTCCCGCCGGATGCCGACGACGCGTATTTTTTGGAGCTGAAACGCCAGGCGTTCCTGCGTGGCGTGACCATTTCCGGCACCGCCATCGGCAACAACTTCACCCAAGGCGCGGGCGACAAAATGGAGCGGGAGATTGAAACGGCGATCGAGTGGATCGACAAAGCCGCCGTGATGGGGGCTCCGCACATCCGGTTCTTCGCTGGCAAAGGGAAGGAATTGGATGATCATCCCGAACGCATGAACGAGGCGGTTGCCGCGATGAAACGCTGCGCCATGCGGGCGGGCGAGCAGGGTGTCTTCTTGGGCATCGAAAACCACGGCAATCTCCGGCCCGACCAGCTGCTGCCGATCATCCATGCCGTCGACCATCCTTGGGTCGGCATCAACTTGGACACGGGCAATTTCTACAGCGACGATCCCTATGGCGATTTGGAGAAATGCGTGCCCTTCGCCGTCAACGTTCAAGTCAAAGTCAACATGAAGAAACCCGATGGCACGGAGTATCCGGCCGACATGGATCGGATCGCCGGGATCCTGCGCGACAGCGGCTATCAGGGGTTTGTGGTCTTGGAATACGAAGACGAAAACCCCTACGCCCACATTCCAGCGGCCCTGGATCGGATGCGCAACGCACTCGGCGTCTGA
- a CDS encoding PDZ domain-containing protein, with amino-acid sequence MRSLPLLLSITTLVVSATCFADDARGQGLLQRLRSRIAPLIQDQLEPRDGEAANNALPARPLPGSGNQPAAGDPANEAAPDAAAGRTNPRARYRSLARPGAGGVSRIPAVTPPVAAAVSPTPAIGPSGVRQAGAETQPRSDAGSPATPRSNSFGRSILSPLDFDDETGPTSASAGTEASIGIKAIDADPGYPGVQITEFASHSRADRDGLRVGDFIFAIDGVPTPSVAALVDQVSARQPGDQVRLRIGRGGQVSDLDITLVAKPGTNPGPTIGATPPLTAQPPRVAQSPRAVNPVAVPTETVARPKIGAEVRDVPGRRGVRVLEIQPGSPADKAGLKVEDRIVAIDSKMVSDTQRLFDLLTLASTNAPVDLQLIRDNRLVNATLSLGSDDGPAVAGQATDATGSTPAPSESLVGGLGSVLGGMFGQTAPSSQTPSNTTDPKADQAKQAAEPELLPAAKEPQQESETQTAPSGESDSVQAEIQRLRDQLQQLESQLKE; translated from the coding sequence ATGCGTTCACTGCCACTCCTACTGTCCATCACCACGCTCGTGGTCTCCGCCACCTGTTTCGCCGACGATGCCCGCGGGCAAGGACTGCTGCAACGGCTGCGAAGTCGGATCGCGCCGCTGATTCAAGATCAATTGGAACCGCGAGACGGTGAAGCTGCCAACAACGCCCTGCCGGCGCGCCCACTGCCCGGCTCAGGCAATCAGCCCGCTGCCGGCGATCCGGCAAACGAAGCGGCCCCGGATGCTGCCGCCGGCCGGACGAATCCGCGCGCCCGCTATCGCTCCCTGGCTCGTCCCGGGGCCGGCGGAGTCAGCCGCATTCCGGCCGTCACGCCGCCGGTTGCTGCGGCTGTCAGTCCGACGCCGGCAATCGGGCCGAGCGGAGTTCGACAGGCGGGTGCCGAGACGCAGCCGCGTTCCGACGCCGGCTCTCCAGCAACCCCGCGATCCAATTCGTTCGGTCGATCGATTCTCTCCCCGCTGGACTTTGACGACGAAACCGGGCCGACATCGGCCTCCGCCGGCACCGAAGCATCAATCGGCATCAAGGCGATCGACGCCGATCCGGGCTACCCCGGCGTTCAAATCACCGAATTCGCCAGCCACTCCCGGGCCGACCGAGACGGGTTGCGCGTCGGCGACTTCATCTTTGCCATCGACGGGGTGCCCACGCCATCGGTGGCCGCTTTGGTCGATCAAGTTTCCGCTCGTCAGCCCGGCGACCAAGTTCGCTTGCGGATCGGGCGGGGAGGACAAGTCAGTGATCTAGACATCACGTTGGTTGCCAAACCCGGCACCAACCCAGGCCCAACGATTGGTGCGACACCACCGCTCACCGCCCAGCCACCGCGGGTCGCCCAGTCACCACGGGCCGTCAATCCAGTCGCCGTCCCCACCGAGACTGTCGCACGGCCAAAGATCGGTGCGGAAGTCCGCGATGTGCCCGGCCGACGTGGCGTCCGCGTGTTGGAAATCCAACCCGGATCGCCGGCAGACAAGGCCGGGCTGAAAGTCGAAGACCGCATCGTAGCGATTGACAGCAAAATGGTTTCAGACACCCAGCGTCTGTTCGACCTGCTGACGCTGGCTTCGACGAACGCGCCGGTGGACCTGCAATTGATCCGAGACAATCGTCTGGTCAACGCCACGCTGTCGCTGGGATCCGATGACGGACCAGCGGTCGCGGGTCAAGCGACGGACGCCACCGGCTCCACGCCCGCCCCCAGCGAGTCATTGGTCGGCGGCCTCGGTTCGGTCCTCGGCGGCATGTTCGGCCAGACCGCCCCATCATCCCAAACACCCTCCAACACGACGGATCCGAAAGCTGATCAGGCGAAACAGGCCGCTGAGCCGGAATTGCTTCCCGCGGCAAAGGAGCCGCAGCAGGAAAGCGAGACGCAAACTGCCCCGTCAGGCGAATCGGACTCGGTGCAAGCCGAGATTCAGCGACTTCGCGACCAACTGCAACAGCTCGAGTCGCAACTCAAGGAATAA
- a CDS encoding ATPase has translation MTAPLLIQHQAPVCLELDIDLEIPIPCDHQRTADLITALSKQALEAMPDGGDLMITACQSDTGLELEIADSGTDATKRERHLPIAAAAINAELQWQNCPQGGVAVTIVFPSQSSRSRLAA, from the coding sequence GTGACCGCACCGTTATTGATCCAACACCAGGCTCCGGTGTGTTTGGAATTGGACATCGACTTGGAAATCCCCATCCCCTGCGACCACCAACGCACGGCGGATCTGATCACGGCGCTCAGCAAGCAGGCGTTGGAGGCGATGCCTGATGGTGGCGATCTAATGATCACCGCTTGCCAGAGCGACACGGGATTGGAGTTGGAGATCGCCGACAGCGGGACCGACGCGACCAAACGCGAGCGTCACCTGCCGATCGCGGCGGCCGCCATCAACGCGGAGCTGCAGTGGCAGAACTGCCCCCAGGGCGGAGTGGCTGTGACCATTGTGTTTCCCTCGCAATCATCCCGTAGTCGATTGGCAGCCTAA
- a CDS encoding carbon storage regulator: MLVLSRKVDQQIKIGDDVTVTVVRVEGNRVRIGISAPRDVRILRGELDAEQAVNGEVEFELSEREFAFAHQNASDRIRSTRSRTGDSAQPQVFSGSVTADGGKVKLVSDSSSRNGKSAPLASFVSAS; this comes from the coding sequence ATGTTAGTTCTCTCACGAAAAGTCGATCAGCAGATCAAGATTGGCGACGACGTCACGGTGACCGTGGTCCGCGTGGAAGGAAACCGAGTTCGAATCGGAATCAGCGCGCCCCGCGACGTCCGCATCCTGCGCGGTGAATTGGACGCCGAACAAGCGGTCAACGGGGAGGTCGAGTTCGAGCTTTCCGAGCGAGAATTCGCCTTCGCCCACCAAAACGCATCGGATCGAATCCGGTCGACCCGGTCGCGGACAGGTGATTCCGCCCAGCCCCAGGTCTTCTCCGGATCCGTCACCGCCGACGGCGGCAAGGTCAAACTGGTGAGCGATTCGTCATCGCGGAACGGCAAGTCGGCTCCCTTGGCGAGTTTCGTTTCGGCGTCGTAG
- the hemC gene encoding hydroxymethylbilane synthase, which translates to MPAPDQSSISNREPCDQPAGASDPRVLRIATRESPLALWQAQHVAQLLATHTVAPRIVPMVSSGDVDMRPIDGKRSVGVFTKRIQQALLDDEGDVAVHSMKDLPTEAHPSLRMVASPARETVADCLVSPKGVELDALPKAARIGTGSRRRAAQLLKLRPDLDVQPIRGNVQTRLQKMHDGDYDAIVLAAAGIERLEMHDLPRAVLPLDCMLPAPGQGALAIEVRGDDSDAVAVVSQINVPRSAACTLAERTLLSQLHGGCLAPIAALGTVSEVAADGQTVSVLHLVARVLSLDGKVCLESEADTPLDLASDDWQTTAIALGRQVAEMLIDRGARPLIEAGR; encoded by the coding sequence TTGCCAGCACCGGATCAATCGTCAATATCCAACCGCGAGCCCTGCGATCAACCGGCGGGCGCGTCGGATCCCCGCGTCCTTCGGATTGCAACCCGAGAAAGCCCACTGGCCCTTTGGCAGGCACAGCACGTCGCCCAACTGCTGGCCACGCATACCGTTGCGCCGCGGATCGTGCCGATGGTCAGCAGCGGCGATGTCGACATGCGGCCGATCGACGGCAAACGCTCCGTCGGCGTCTTCACCAAACGGATCCAGCAGGCCCTGCTGGACGACGAGGGGGACGTGGCGGTGCATTCGATGAAGGATCTGCCGACCGAAGCCCACCCGAGCCTTCGCATGGTCGCCTCGCCGGCGCGAGAAACGGTGGCCGACTGCCTGGTCTCGCCGAAGGGGGTGGAACTAGACGCGTTGCCCAAAGCCGCCCGGATCGGCACCGGCAGCCGCCGCCGCGCGGCACAATTGCTGAAGCTCCGTCCCGACCTGGACGTGCAACCGATTCGGGGCAACGTCCAGACACGGCTGCAAAAAATGCACGACGGCGACTACGACGCGATCGTTCTCGCCGCGGCAGGCATCGAGCGGTTGGAGATGCATGATTTGCCCCGCGCGGTGCTGCCGCTGGATTGCATGTTGCCCGCTCCCGGACAAGGCGCCTTGGCGATCGAAGTCCGTGGCGACGATAGCGATGCCGTCGCGGTGGTCTCGCAGATCAATGTTCCCCGTTCGGCCGCTTGCACGCTGGCCGAACGGACGTTGCTGTCGCAGCTTCACGGCGGCTGTTTAGCCCCCATCGCCGCGTTGGGAACGGTTTCCGAAGTCGCCGCGGACGGGCAAACCGTGTCGGTCCTGCATTTGGTCGCCCGCGTGTTGTCGCTCGATGGCAAGGTCTGCTTGGAATCCGAAGCCGACACGCCCCTGGATTTGGCATCTGACGATTGGCAAACCACGGCCATCGCGTTGGGGCGGCAGGTCGCCGAGATGCTGATCGACCGGGGAGCCAGACCGCTGATCGAAGCCGGCCGGTGA
- a CDS encoding zinc-binding alcohol dehydrogenase family protein: MRAIQISEVQTLKPIEIDPPAAPGPGQALVRTHRMGVCGTDISCYLGKFPFFDFPRIPGHELGVEVVSVGEGVTNVVAGDRCSVEPYMNCGTCYPCRRGATNCCQNLKVIGVMMDGGLCESFLVRADKLHPSKKLTFDQLALVETLAIGCHANDRANPQPADHAMIIGMGPIGLATLEFAKFTGAKISVMDMNPDRLEFVRQNYGVENTIEFKGDGSELERMRELTGGDLYQSIVDATGNRHSMGGALNYLASTGSLVYVGITTDEITFRHPTMHKPEASILASRNALPGDFTRIIQLIEMGMINTDAWITHRTDMDRVLSDFESYTKPETGVIKAVISVCD; this comes from the coding sequence ATGCGCGCGATACAAATCAGTGAAGTCCAAACGCTAAAGCCGATCGAAATCGACCCGCCGGCCGCCCCCGGGCCCGGACAAGCCCTGGTGCGAACGCACCGGATGGGCGTTTGTGGAACCGACATCAGTTGCTACCTGGGGAAGTTTCCGTTTTTTGATTTCCCCCGCATCCCCGGCCACGAGTTGGGCGTGGAGGTCGTTTCGGTCGGTGAAGGCGTGACGAATGTTGTCGCCGGGGACCGTTGCAGTGTGGAGCCCTACATGAACTGTGGGACGTGTTACCCCTGTCGCCGCGGCGCGACGAACTGTTGTCAAAACCTGAAAGTCATCGGGGTGATGATGGACGGCGGGCTGTGCGAATCCTTTTTGGTTCGCGCCGACAAACTGCACCCGTCCAAGAAACTCACGTTCGACCAACTCGCGCTCGTGGAGACACTGGCGATCGGTTGTCACGCCAATGACCGTGCCAATCCACAACCGGCCGATCATGCGATGATCATCGGGATGGGGCCGATCGGATTGGCGACGTTGGAGTTTGCAAAATTCACCGGCGCGAAAATCAGCGTGATGGACATGAATCCCGATCGGCTGGAGTTCGTCCGACAGAATTACGGGGTCGAAAACACCATCGAGTTCAAAGGGGATGGCAGCGAATTGGAGCGGATGCGTGAGCTGACCGGCGGCGATCTGTATCAATCGATCGTCGACGCGACGGGAAACCGCCATTCGATGGGCGGCGCGCTGAATTATTTGGCCAGCACCGGATCGTTGGTCTACGTCGGCATCACGACCGACGAAATCACGTTTCGACACCCGACCATGCACAAGCCGGAAGCTTCAATCCTGGCATCACGAAACGCGCTGCCGGGCGATTTCACCCGGATCATTCAATTGATCGAAATGGGGATGATCAACACCGATGCTTGGATCACCCACCGAACCGACATGGACCGCGTCCTGTCGGATTTTGAATCCTACACGAAGCCGGAAACCGGGGTCATCAAGGCGGTGATTTCCGTTTGCGATTGA
- a CDS encoding protein kinase domain-containing protein, whose translation MSRPIPDSDDLTPDSLSSEFEGRLVDSTELGSAPTYSEAVAADPATCELGDLSEPEIELSVASDQPIEAVQAAAVSMPGKRSASSEATVPKQIGEYRITGLIGSGGMGQVFSAEHVRMQRKVALKVLRSDRISDEASVERFYDEVRAASRVMHPNIVTAFDAGEFGGIHYLVMEYVDGLTLTKLVSKNGPLSPGMAAAIVRQAALGLLHAHRAGIVHRDVKPGNLIRAVDGTIKVLDLGLAQISNVLWSEDGRELGRVQDPDSHHKRKGRLIGTLAYMSPEQLESPDDADPRSDIYSLGAVLFFLLTAKPPFQGEYLDQVYGHRHGEIPDLMQLRSDVDLGLSNLLRRMMAKRLSERYASLDEVVEDLGAYAEESHSPAWLAEFVNRQSSVNDSTMSGGSTAIANQPVFGIDMGMSYAAAAESVQGVGIHNLVAGAEDQPLFRMVIANDQGRLLFDMDANQMRRVAPKNVVHCLPMYIGKDVVRREIAGSHCPPEVLLALAIRRIVSNAWPGRAMPKLTSMVVPACYDQFHRRSIKQACRIAGLESVRLVDRNVAAIQSLLLDIDGVVSSENKPIDINSAETMLFIGLSGQATEVALVQRDGMQLKQLANAGHWHTSMLSWQHRLVTLAAEGFRKRHGFDPTENTIQASRLQMACEHAMNSLLMLSEVTISIEKDERAHSITVSRKTWLERCADLIHGIRRDMHAVCQQAGVHPKKIDSAVIHGPLLRIDELQTRLFKKLSPDLDVRVVDHSDIARGAAACLAAELPQRSDLLLPPRCVSSQTIGIVIEDSRGRRRILPIIPRGEKLPARTNRKLTIAKNRFSMTLSVVESSGVQGDKWHSLGRYEFQVDKDSNNQLKRTRSIGFELNVDGLLTVRAQTPGTPESKRLPIIPEPLLDPLDEPDWARWVAGLDL comes from the coding sequence TTGTCCCGCCCCATCCCAGATAGCGATGATTTGACGCCCGATTCGCTTTCCAGCGAGTTCGAAGGCCGCCTCGTCGATTCGACGGAACTTGGCAGTGCGCCGACGTATAGCGAAGCGGTCGCCGCCGATCCCGCGACCTGCGAACTCGGCGACCTTTCCGAGCCGGAAATCGAACTCAGCGTGGCCTCCGATCAGCCCATCGAAGCGGTGCAGGCCGCCGCCGTCAGCATGCCGGGAAAACGCTCGGCGAGCTCCGAAGCCACCGTCCCCAAGCAGATCGGCGAGTATCGCATCACGGGGCTGATCGGTTCGGGCGGCATGGGGCAGGTGTTTTCCGCCGAACATGTGCGGATGCAGCGCAAGGTCGCGCTCAAGGTGTTGCGGAGCGATCGGATCTCGGACGAGGCGTCGGTGGAGCGGTTTTATGACGAAGTCCGTGCCGCGTCCCGCGTCATGCACCCGAACATTGTCACCGCCTTTGACGCCGGCGAATTTGGCGGGATCCACTATTTGGTGATGGAGTATGTCGACGGTTTGACGTTGACGAAACTGGTTTCCAAAAACGGTCCGCTGTCACCCGGAATGGCCGCCGCGATCGTGCGACAAGCCGCTCTGGGGCTGTTGCACGCGCATCGCGCCGGCATCGTGCATCGCGATGTCAAACCCGGCAACCTGATCCGCGCCGTCGACGGGACGATCAAGGTCTTGGATTTGGGGCTGGCTCAAATCAGCAACGTCCTGTGGTCCGAAGACGGCCGTGAATTGGGCCGCGTGCAAGACCCCGATTCCCATCACAAACGCAAGGGACGGCTGATCGGGACGTTGGCCTACATGTCTCCCGAACAGCTCGAATCGCCCGACGACGCGGACCCCAGGAGTGACATTTATTCCTTGGGGGCGGTGCTGTTCTTTCTGTTGACCGCCAAGCCGCCGTTTCAGGGGGAATACCTGGACCAGGTCTATGGCCATCGTCACGGCGAGATCCCCGATCTGATGCAACTCCGCAGCGACGTCGACCTGGGGCTGTCCAATCTGCTGCGTCGGATGATGGCCAAACGGCTCAGTGAACGCTACGCGTCATTGGACGAAGTCGTGGAAGATCTGGGAGCCTATGCCGAGGAATCGCATAGTCCCGCCTGGTTGGCGGAATTCGTCAATCGACAATCCAGCGTCAACGATTCCACGATGTCCGGCGGCTCCACGGCGATCGCCAATCAACCCGTGTTCGGAATCGACATGGGGATGTCCTACGCCGCGGCGGCGGAATCTGTGCAAGGGGTCGGCATCCACAACTTGGTCGCCGGCGCCGAGGACCAGCCTTTGTTCCGGATGGTGATCGCCAACGATCAGGGGCGACTGTTGTTTGACATGGACGCCAACCAGATGCGCCGGGTCGCGCCGAAGAACGTCGTGCACTGTCTGCCGATGTACATCGGCAAAGACGTGGTCCGCCGCGAGATTGCCGGAAGCCATTGTCCGCCGGAAGTGCTGTTGGCGTTGGCGATCCGACGAATCGTCTCCAACGCCTGGCCGGGACGCGCCATGCCCAAGTTGACGTCGATGGTGGTCCCGGCGTGTTACGACCAATTTCATCGACGCAGCATCAAGCAAGCCTGTCGTATCGCGGGGCTCGAATCCGTTCGTCTGGTCGACCGAAACGTCGCAGCCATCCAGTCGCTGTTGTTGGATATCGATGGCGTGGTGTCCAGCGAGAATAAGCCGATCGACATCAATTCGGCTGAAACGATGCTGTTCATCGGATTGTCGGGGCAAGCCACCGAGGTCGCCTTGGTGCAACGCGACGGCATGCAGTTGAAACAACTGGCCAACGCCGGCCATTGGCATACCAGCATGTTGAGCTGGCAACACCGATTGGTCACGCTCGCCGCCGAGGGGTTTCGAAAGCGCCATGGTTTCGACCCGACCGAAAACACGATCCAGGCGTCGCGGTTGCAGATGGCTTGCGAGCACGCAATGAACTCGTTGCTCATGCTGTCGGAGGTGACCATCAGCATTGAAAAAGACGAGCGCGCCCATTCGATCACGGTATCGCGAAAAACGTGGCTGGAACGATGTGCCGATCTGATCCACGGCATCCGCCGCGACATGCACGCGGTTTGTCAGCAAGCGGGAGTGCATCCCAAGAAAATTGATTCAGCCGTGATCCACGGGCCGCTGTTGCGGATCGATGAATTGCAGACCCGTTTGTTCAAGAAACTCTCGCCCGATCTGGACGTCCGTGTCGTCGATCACAGTGACATCGCCCGCGGTGCGGCCGCCTGTCTGGCCGCCGAACTGCCGCAACGCAGCGATCTGCTGTTGCCGCCGCGATGCGTTTCCAGTCAAACGATCGGAATCGTGATCGAAGACAGTCGCGGGCGGCGGCGGATCTTGCCGATCATCCCGCGGGGCGAAAAATTGCCGGCACGCACCAACCGAAAGTTGACGATCGCCAAAAATCGCTTCTCCATGACCCTGTCGGTCGTCGAATCCTCCGGCGTCCAAGGCGACAAATGGCACTCGCTGGGACGCTACGAATTTCAGGTCGACAAGGATTCCAACAATCAACTCAAACGAACACGATCGATCGGTTTCGAATTGAACGTCGATGGATTGCTGACCGTCCGAGCCCAGACGCCGGGCACGCCCGAAAGCAAGCGCCTGCCCATCATTCCCGAACCGCTGTTGGATCCCCTGGACGAACCCGATTGGGCCCGCTGGGTGGCCGGATTGGATCTGTGA
- a CDS encoding FliG C-terminal domain-containing protein: MITPTETHTGTHDDRGDTIRQIAILLHTLPRRTHRVLLGQLGNDDKQRIAREMSAMGEVDAMEQVHVMKRMRDELQTETSRVEKVESEIQDEIQIGRARVSPKRSKSIYRGTDSVADAAADFQRESGHRQTPPTESAAVEVPTAEHARPTDADATTAPAPMPAAMPAAMPPNRETVESMFAQFHQTQAAGVLPSALLQQEARQPHDDGSDQSPVVLPIDQHRDAAARRQGSDEPCVDQALCHPAELAERVDRFLTQLPPQDLCRALGMVSTKQAFLVLCGLPNETAETVLDMLPRRQSRKVRSDMRRMGQLQLSEIDAAKQIVAQIAIGFTPQPTSFAA, translated from the coding sequence ATGATCACCCCGACCGAAACCCACACCGGCACTCACGACGATCGCGGCGATACGATCCGCCAGATCGCTATCCTGCTGCACACCCTGCCACGACGAACCCACCGTGTCTTGCTGGGACAGCTGGGTAATGATGACAAACAACGCATCGCCCGAGAGATGTCGGCGATGGGTGAAGTCGATGCCATGGAACAGGTCCATGTGATGAAGCGGATGCGCGACGAGCTGCAGACCGAAACCAGCCGTGTCGAAAAAGTGGAATCGGAGATTCAGGACGAAATTCAAATCGGTCGCGCCAGGGTCTCCCCCAAACGCTCCAAATCGATCTACCGAGGTACCGATTCGGTCGCCGACGCCGCGGCGGATTTTCAACGCGAAAGCGGCCACCGCCAAACGCCCCCGACGGAATCGGCCGCGGTCGAAGTGCCGACGGCTGAACACGCCCGGCCAACCGACGCCGATGCCACAACGGCCCCGGCCCCGATGCCGGCCGCGATGCCGGCCGCGATGCCGCCGAACCGCGAAACGGTGGAGAGCATGTTTGCCCAATTTCACCAGACACAAGCCGCCGGCGTGTTGCCGTCGGCGCTGCTCCAACAGGAAGCCCGGCAACCGCACGACGACGGGTCGGACCAGTCTCCCGTGGTGTTGCCCATTGACCAGCACCGAGATGCAGCGGCGCGTCGACAGGGGAGTGATGAACCCTGTGTGGACCAAGCACTGTGTCACCCGGCGGAATTGGCCGAACGCGTTGATCGTTTTCTGACGCAACTTCCGCCCCAGGATCTTTGCCGTGCCCTGGGGATGGTGTCAACCAAACAAGCGTTCCTGGTTTTGTGCGGTCTGCCCAACGAGACCGCGGAAACCGTGCTCGACATGTTGCCGCGACGGCAATCACGCAAAGTACGCAGCGACATGCGGCGGATGGGACAACTGCAGCTTTCCGAGATCGACGCCGCAAAACAAATTGTCGCGCAAATCGCGATCGGATTCACTCCACAGCCGACGTCATTCGCGGCATAG
- a CDS encoding M28 family peptidase, translating to MVSTLMLGLSIFLGWYQYRGPTPLGPDAPADQPSAARMRATLVELLGDPALKHTTGTAAGEAFLQRLEQKLRGFGVSPQRIEIPFDPERQNRHPRGRIDLLPPDTVLKNLWVTIQGSDPSLAPILVATHHDSCRWGPGAGDAGSAVVALVEHIRFLATTPPVRTTHYLFTDGEEFGLLGAYAIAAQQSLPFARPVFVLNFDARGSRGGIPMFETHSGNHAWVSALIDDMARPKITSSLAVTVYRMLPNATDFNAWHGELGLPGFNYAVIGGAHRYHRPDDTPANLSDRTLQHMGAHLFSMHHAIDRLPADAVQRVQQESTRPAGSAVFFDLYGLTVIHFSERVQTVLALIAVALIGWTCLRQRSRHRWRRLPRHGLNTLLAALVGLAVGLVIHFALLITPWNALKYTPIDLPAGLFTIAASFLAATLLLEWLESRSSAEESNALSDWIWMVTAALGTALALGLPGGGYLLVLPSLVYGLIRGVTANVRLAAWSGWTVAIILDGPLLVLLVQSLGPWRQPLYAVLASLLAVLAMTTWSTRKRKKARPIPKNRPRLARGDA from the coding sequence GTGGTTTCAACGTTGATGTTGGGGCTTTCGATTTTCTTGGGTTGGTACCAGTACCGCGGGCCGACGCCATTGGGGCCAGACGCCCCGGCCGATCAGCCGTCGGCGGCGCGGATGCGCGCGACGCTGGTTGAATTGTTGGGCGATCCTGCACTGAAACACACGACCGGTACCGCGGCCGGCGAAGCGTTTTTGCAACGCCTGGAACAAAAGCTTCGCGGCTTCGGTGTCTCACCCCAGAGAATCGAAATCCCGTTCGACCCCGAGCGTCAGAATCGACATCCGCGGGGGCGCATTGATTTATTGCCGCCCGACACCGTGCTGAAGAACCTGTGGGTCACGATCCAAGGCTCGGATCCTTCGTTGGCCCCGATTCTGGTTGCCACCCATCATGATTCCTGTCGCTGGGGCCCCGGCGCCGGGGACGCCGGATCGGCGGTCGTCGCGCTGGTCGAACACATCCGCTTTCTGGCGACGACGCCGCCGGTCCGCACCACCCATTACCTGTTTACCGACGGAGAGGAATTCGGGTTGTTGGGTGCCTATGCGATCGCGGCCCAGCAATCGCTGCCGTTCGCCCGACCGGTGTTCGTGTTGAACTTCGATGCCCGCGGCAGCCGTGGCGGCATCCCGATGTTCGAAACACACTCCGGCAACCATGCTTGGGTCAGCGCGTTGATCGACGACATGGCCCGGCCCAAGATCACGTCCTCGCTGGCCGTCACTGTCTATCGGATGCTCCCCAACGCGACCGACTTCAACGCTTGGCATGGCGAACTCGGTCTACCCGGATTCAATTATGCGGTCATCGGAGGCGCCCATCGCTATCACCGGCCGGACGATACGCCGGCCAACCTGAGCGATCGAACGTTGCAACACATGGGGGCGCATCTGTTCTCGATGCACCACGCCATCGATCGCCTGCCCGCCGACGCGGTGCAACGCGTGCAGCAGGAATCCACCCGACCGGCCGGCAGCGCCGTGTTCTTTGATCTATACGGTTTGACCGTGATTCACTTCAGCGAGCGGGTGCAAACGGTGTTGGCGTTGATCGCGGTCGCCTTGATCGGCTGGACTTGTCTGCGTCAACGGTCGCGGCATCGTTGGCGACGTTTGCCCCGCCATGGGCTGAACACGTTGTTGGCGGCGCTGGTCGGTCTGGCCGTCGGACTGGTAATCCATTTCGCCTTGCTGATCACGCCGTGGAACGCGCTGAAATACACGCCGATCGATTTGCCGGCGGGGTTATTCACGATCGCCGCCTCGTTTCTGGCCGCGACGTTGCTGCTGGAGTGGCTGGAATCGCGATCCTCAGCGGAGGAATCGAACGCCCTGAGCGATTGGATTTGGATGGTGACCGCCGCGCTGGGCACTGCGTTGGCCTTGGGGTTGCCCGGTGGCGGCTACTTGTTGGTCCTGCCCAGTCTCGTCTACGGCTTGATTCGCGGCGTGACGGCCAACGTCCGTTTGGCGGCCTGGTCGGGCTGGACGGTAGCCATCATCTTGGATGGCCCGTTGCTGGTCTTGCTGGTCCAATCACTGGGGCCGTGGCGACAACCGCTCTACGCCGTACTGGCCAGTTTGCTGGCGGTCCTGGCGATGACAACCTGGTCGACGCGGAAACGAAAAAAGGCGAGGCCGATTCCGAAGAACCGACCCCGCCTCGCACGGGGGGACGCTTAA